Proteins from one Prinia subflava isolate CZ2003 ecotype Zambia chromosome 4, Cam_Psub_1.2, whole genome shotgun sequence genomic window:
- the MANSC4 gene encoding MANSC domain-containing protein 4, producing the protein MALLLAAAQALLLLLALPGQSQCLCSPTAFYRDCWVRRFPGLRVDVRESRRRGARLLRGSTESSPQHCGRACCLRRNVSCNLAVFYHGAIHENRNCLHMSCPALESCILKAGVDVILYNITTGIDPDLLIFEKLKSQEPNAHPSGSKSERQHSTKTPEWGRCRHHNATTPGSALLRAPPAAMSHGSPANTHTPSWSLAGQRTEGAARRAETSPADIASAERTSSRSVTSSDKVAHSALSPEPARVLSHVPTAPRLNSSKQHLNETKGYSGRNSTSDNEAAAWEAAALGVWLIPVVLCSSLLCLCCCTVALTAGRCSCRRGHYKPVRTRTMSRQLIKYAPVRGNL; encoded by the exons atggccctgctgctggcagcggCACaagcgctgctgctgctcctggctctgcccgGGCAGTCGCAGTGCCTCTGCTCGCCCACTGCCTTCTACAGGGACTGCTGGGTCCGGCGCTTCCCGGGCCTGCGGGTGGACGTGCGGGAGTCGCGGCGGAGGGGAGCGCGGCTGCTGCGGGGCTCCACCGAGAGCTCCCCGCAGCACTGCGGCAGGGCCTGCTGCCTGCGGAGGAACG TCTCCTGCAATCTAGCAGTGTTCTACCATGGGGCCATTCATGAGAACAGAAACTGCCTGCACATGTCTTGCCCAGCTTTGGAAAGCTGCATTCTAAAGGCTGGAGTTGATGTCATTTTGTACAACATCACAACAG GGATTGATCCAGATCTCCTCATTTTTGAGAAACTGAAATCCCAGGAACCAAATGCTCACCCCTCAGGGAGTAAATCtgagaggcagcacagcacaaagacCCCTGAGTGGGGAAGATGCCGACATCACAATGCCACCACGCCAGGGTCTGCTCTGCTCCGAGCTCCACCTGCTGCCATGAGCCACGGCTCACCAGCAAACACTCACACCCccagctggagcctggcagggcagagaaCTGAAGGTGCTGCCAGAAGGGCAGAAACGTCCCCAGCAGACATTGCCTCTGCTGAGAGGACAAGCAGCAGGTCGGTCACCAGCTCAGACAAGGTCGCACACTCAGCTTTGAGCCCTGAGCCTGCCCGGGTGTTATCCCACGTGCCCACCGCTCCTcgcctgaacagcagcaagcaaCACCTCAATGAAACCAAAGGCTACAGCGGGAGGAATTCCACGTCGGATAACgaggcagctgcctgggaagctgcagctTTGGGGGTGTGGCTGATTCCTGTAGTCCTGTGCTCCTCtctcctgtgcctgtgctgttgCACTGTTGCCCTCACAGCCGGgcgctgcagctgcaggaggggtcACTATAAACCCGTAAGGACAAGAACAATGTCCAGACAGCTCATCAAATATGCTCCTGTCAGAGGTAATCTGTGA